From one Mytilus trossulus isolate FHL-02 chromosome 10, PNRI_Mtr1.1.1.hap1, whole genome shotgun sequence genomic stretch:
- the LOC134687247 gene encoding dynein light chain Tctex-type 5-B-like, whose protein sequence is MHLLGPLHFFIFPFRQQIISSPETMSTSVAIKVNAASPSEKKTDGEVFGTWKRRPSIISDSNTDEEKPNPASLLKRRSTFKGIATGLLSMRRMTKGRISISTAPEEVKPKIRLENTYKTDPDEGKEFRAMKVEDVVSSILEKELCNENYEKDRCKNLACDLSVMIKNRVKKMGFPRYRIICNVIIGQSLEQGVEMASQCIWSPSTDNFSCSSYRNGSLFAVATVHAVYYE, encoded by the exons ATGCATCTACTGGGACCATTACActtctttatttttcctttcaGGCAGCAGATAATATCCTCACCAGAGACAATGTCGACATCTGTTGCCATAAAG GTTAATGCTGCAAGCCCCTCAGAGAAAAAAACTGACGGGGAAGTATTTGGAACATGGAAGAGACGTCCGTCAATTATATCAGATTCCAATACAGACGAAGAAAAACCAAATCCCGCATCTTTGCTCAAAAGAAGATCAACATTTAAGGGTATAGCAACTGGTTTGTTAAGCATGCGTAGAATGACCAAAGGACGAATTAGCATTTCAACAGCACCAGAAGAAGTTAAGCCTAAAATACGATTGGAAAACACTTACAAGACAGACCCCGATGAAGGAAAGGAGTTCAGAGCCATGAAAGTCGAAGATGTTGTGAGCAGTATTTTGGAAAAAGAACTTTgtaatgaaaattatgaaaaagatCGGTGTAAAAATCTAGCATGTGACCTTTCTGTAATGATTAAGAACAGAGTGAAAAAGATGGGGTTTCCACGATACAGAATAATCTGTAATGTAATCATTGGACAGAGTCTAGAGCAAGGCGTCGAAATGGCAAGCCAGTGTATTTGGTCGCCTTCTACTGATAACTTTTCTTGCTCCTCATACCGAAATGGATCATTGTTCGCTGTTGCTACAGTGCACGCTGTTTATTATGAGTAA